TGGATAGAAAGGAGTAGTCTCGCGCTGAGGAACTTCTTGGACGAGGCCGTAGAGTTCCGAGGTCGAGGCTTGATAGAAGCGGGTCTTCTTCTCCAGCCCGAGGATGCGGATAGCCTCAAGCAACCGTAGCGTACCGACGGCATCGGCATTAGCAGTGTATTCAGGAGTTTCGAAGCTAACCGCAACATGGCTTTGTGCGGCAAGGTTGTAGATCTCGTCAGGTTGGACAGCCTGCACAATGCGGATCAGATTGGTGCTGTCCGTCATGTCGCCATAATGTAGGATGAAGCGCGAATTCTCAACATGCGGATCGCGATAGAGATGCTCGATGCGACTCGTGTTGAACGACGACGACCGACGCTTTAGGCCGTGAACCGTATAGCCCTTTGAGAGCAGCAATTCGGATAGATAGGCACCGTCTTGGCCGGTAACGCCTGTAATCAGTGCAACCTTTCCATCATGGTCGTGCTTCGGCATTCATGGACTCCTGAAAATCATTGAGAACAGTGACAGGGCCGGACAACATATTCACACCGGCGAGGGGGTACCTCGCCGATGCCTTGGAAACCGACGAACGCCCCCGTTATACACTGACCGGTACTCACTCGGCCGCGTGCTTAATGCCAATTACGCGATGTTGCCATAGCGCGATGCGCCTGTGCGGCGTGCCGACGACACGAGTGGGAGAATTCCACTGCGGCTTGATCGGGGCCGGTCCGGATCGTTCCTAACGTTCCCCTGCCGCCCGAGTTCCGGGCTGTCCGACGGTTTGATGACAAGCTGTTTGATCCCGGGCTTTGATCGTGCGGATTTAGGGTTAAAACCCAATCAATAGGTTGATTATATTGCCTGATTCTGATTCGATACAGCGTGAGACTGAGGAGGCGGCAGATGTCGGATCTGTATTGGTTGAGCGATGAGGCCGGGGCGGTGATCGAGCCGCATCTGCCGCACGGCGAACCTGGCGCGCGGCGGGTGGACGACCGGCGCGTGATCTCGGGCATCCTGCATGTCCTGAAGTCGGGCTGTCGCTGGCGCGATGCGCCTGCGCAGTACGGGCCGCGCACCACACTGTACAACCGCTACAACCGATGGGCTCGCCGTGGCATCTGGCGCCGGCTGTTCGAGCAGGTGGCGGGCACCGGCGGCGTCCCCGATGAGCTCGCGATCGACGCCACGCACGTCAAGGTCCATCGCTGCGCAGGCGGCGGAAAAAGGGGGAAACCACAGAGGCGACCGGCCGCTCGCGCGGTGGCCGGGCGAGCAAGATCCACGCGCTGGCTGACGCTTGCGGCAGACCCGTCGCCTTCATCCTGACACCCGGAAACACCGCCGACAATATCGTCGCCCCCGCGCTATTAGCCACCGTCACGCCGCCGCGCCGCCTGCTCGGCGACAAGGCCTATGACACCGACACGATCAGGCAGCTTCTCGCTCAGCGACAGGTCGAAGCGGTCATTCCCTCCAGCGCTCACCGCACCAGGCCAATCCCCTTCAACCGCATCGCCTACAAGCGCCGAAACCGCATCGAACGCATGTTCTGCCGCATCAAAGACTGGCGACGCGTCGCTACACGATACGACCGGCGAGCCGACAACTACCTCGCCGCCGTCGCCCTCGTCTCCACCGTCACCTTCTGGTGCTGATTGAGTCGTGACCCTAGGTCAGCCGTCCACCGAATAGTCGACAGGAATGTTCGAGCTTCGACCGCCAAGCTTCCGCTCACGCTCGACAACGGAGGCATGTAGCGTTGCGCCGGCGGAGATGAAGCGCCGCTCGAAAAGGGGCAGCGTCATGCCCAGAAATGCCGGGCGCGACGAATTCTTCGGTTTGCGCCGCGGCACGAACTCGAGCAGCGCCCAGCCGAACGTCATGGTGTTATGCGCCGCTCCGAGCGCGTCGGGCTTTACATATTCCGAGTTGACCGGCCGCCCCATCACCACCGCGTTCACGCTCTGCTGACGGAAGTTCAGGCCGCAGAGCTTCGCGCGCTCGATCATCCATAGAAGCGGCACCTTGCAGAGGGCGCTTTCCGCCTCGGGGTGGCCGCCACCCACATCGCCATGGCCCCCCGCGAACCAGACTTCCTTGACGTCCTGGGGTCGCGCCGCGGCGCGGTTGAACGGATTGCCCCAATATTCCTGGCCGGCCGGCCAGAGCTGCGGCTCGAACATCGTGCGCTTCTCGTCGATCGCCACGGCATGCGATACCGCTTCGACGCTGGCGTTCCTGCTGGTGAACGCGTGCGATTTGAGCCGGATGCCGTGCCGCCCGCTTTCGATTACCGACGCGACGGTGTCGAACAACCCCAGCATCCGGATCGGCGGCCGGTCGGGATTGAGGATGCGCTCGTAGAGACGCACTTCGGCGAAGGCCGCCTGCTTCTCGTCCTCGCCGATCGACTTGTATGCCCGATAGACATAGTCGAGCAGGTTCAGGTTGCGCGGCTCGATCAATCCCACCGCATGGATAAACCCGGCGAGCACGCGCGCGGCATAGGCGCCCCGGCTGAACCCGAAAATGAAGATGCGGTCGCGCTCCGCCGCCTTGCTGCCCCGTTTTTTGCCGCTGTCGTAATTCTCGACGAGGAAGCGATAGGCCTCCTTCACATTCTCATCGAACCCCCAGCCGGTGGCGAGGCCCCAGACTTCATGCGCCTTGCGCCAGAAGCGCAACCACGCGCCCTCCGCGCCGAATGTCCCAACGCCCGGATCATAATAGACGAGTTGCTCCGCGTCCTTGGCAAGAACGCCATAGAGCCGGAGGATATTGCTGCGATCGCACTCGATCTCGTTCGATGTCCCATCGAGCAGGATGACGATGTTCTTGGACATGGTTGCCTCGCCAGGTCAGGATAGAGAGGCTATCGCTTCAGTCAAAGGGCAGGAATACGTCGCGCGCCAGCTCCAGGCAGCGATGGCCGCGAGAACCGCGGCTTCAAGCCGGTCCTCCAGTCAGAAGGCCTTGCGATGTACGACCACCATCGCGGTCGAAACGAGGATGCTGATCTCGCGCCATATCGACCAGTCCTGGAGATATTCGAGGTCGGCTGCCAGCCTGTCCTCGAGATCCGCTTCGCTTTCGGTCGCGCCGCGAAAGCCGCGCACCTGGGCGAGGCCGGTGATGCCTGGTTTCAGCGCATGACGGAGCCAGTAGCGCTGGTCGATCTGCCAGAACAGCTTGTCGCCGGCCAGCGAGCCCAGGGCGTGCGGCCGCGGGCCGACCAGGCTCATGTCACCCTCGAGAACGTTGAAGAGCTGTGGCAGTTCGTCGATGCTGGTCCGGCGCAGGAAACGGCCGACCCGCGTGATGCGGTCATCGTCGCGGCTCGCCGACCGCGTGCCGGAATGGTCGCTCTGCTCGGTCCGCATCGTTCGGAACTTGTAGATGCGGAACAGCTGATTGCCGCGGCCCACGCGCAACTGGTTGAAGAAGACCGGCCCCGGGCTGTCGAGCTTGACCGCCAGCGCCACGATCAGCAGCAATGGGGTGAGCAGGAGGATCGCCGGCACCGTGATCGCAAGGTCAAGACAGCGCTTGGCGGCGCGGTTGCTGGTGCTGAGCGGCCCGCGCGACACGATGTGCGTGGCGTAGGACCCGACCCGGCCCAGGGCCATGACATCGGCCACCATCCGGTCGCTCAGCAGGAATTCGCCGTCGATGTTCGCGCCGCGCAGGAGCAGGGTCCAGGCGTCGCGCCGCTCGGGCGGGCACGACACCACCACCCGATCGAATCCGCGAAGGTGCCGGCCGATACGATCGAGCATCTCGGGGTCGTCGAGATCGGGGCTGAGCCGCAATGCGCGGGCGTTCAGCCGATGGGGAATGGGAAGCGGCGGCGTCTCCATGCCATCGCAGATCACCAGTTCGTTGAGCAGCGACCCCTCGAGACGGCGAAGCGCGACGCGGACGAACAGAGCGCGGCCGGTGACCAGGAAAGCGAGGGCCAGCACCGCGCCGAAACCAAAGGCGAGCCGCGAGATCTGCTGGCTGGCATGCGCGACATAGGTGAAGAACACCATCGCCACCAGCGCATAGAGAAGAGCCGAGACCGAGCGCCTGAGACTGGCGCGCGGATCGGTGAAGTTGGTCGCGCTATAGACATCGGCTGCCAGCGCGAAGCCCAGATAGCCAATCAGCGCCATCAGGGCGAGCTGCCAGCCGTCGAACACATTCGTGTCACCGCCGACGCCGCTGGAGATCAGGAATGCCGAGACGATCGCCACGCAATCCAGCGCCAACAGCTCGAGATAGAGCTGTATGCGCTGGAGACGTTTCGATCGCACACGCGGGGCGATGAACTCTCCGTGCGTAGATGCGTCCATCGTTGGCGGGATCCCTTTGGCTAGGACAGCTGTCCGGGCGGCCCCCAAGGGATATTTATATTGCGGTGCAAAATGCAACCCGCGGCACCGGCCGTCAGCGCCTATTAGCGACTGACCGTTTGCTCCGCCCGACGACGTGTTTGTCGCGGAGCAGGGATCGCGCATTCATCCGCAAGCACCGGCTCATCGCGGCGACGCGTACACGATCAGCGAAGAAGGAAGAACAGCACCCCGCCCGCAGCTGCCGCCAGCGCAACATAGCCGGCCAGCCGCGACAAGCCGCGAATGATTCGCTCGATGGGATCATCGTCGTGCGCCGCGGGCGGCGACAAATCCTGACGCTGCGCCAACGGAACGATCGGATCGTCCACGAACACGTCCATCCTCTCCAATGTCGATCTCTTGCTTAAGACAAGACGAGCTATAGCCGAGATGAGCAGAGGAGTAAAACCCTCTTGACGCAATCCTGCCGGTCGCAAAACGGGTCGGCCGCTCGTCCGGGAACGGGCTGCCGCACGCCCCGGCGCTCTCGTCGCATCAGCGTGGCGCAGCACGCCATCTCAAGTAGATGGACGCAATGCCCAGCCCCCCGCGCTCCCCCATCCTGATCGCAGCGGATGGCGAGCCCGTCTATCGCGTGCGGAGCGGCAGCGCGTATCGCACGGTCCGCGCGCACGACGTGGGCAACGGCCTGTTCGTGTTCGATTCGCCCGTGAACAATGTGGAGATCAGCGATGTCGAGGTGACCGGCGGCTATCGGGTGATCGAGAACAGTGCGAGCGGCGGCGGCAAGGCTTCGTGCGAGCAGCTGCTCGTGGCCGATGTGCGCGCGACGGGCCTGCGCCGCGGCTTTGCCCGCATGCGTTACGCCAGCCGCGGCGGACGGTTTCGCAACATCACGGCGGAGGGCGTGATGACGACCGGCGCGACCGACCTGCCCGTGGGAATCGCGCTCGACGGCACGGCAAATGATTTCCGGTTCGAGCGTTGCGTGATGCGCGGCTTCCGCTGGCAACGGCGGGCGAACAAATATTGGAACGGCGACGGCTTTTCGACCGAGCGCGGCAACCGCAATATCCACTTCGCCAGCTGTGAAGCCTGGGATAACAGCGACGGGGGTTTCGACCTCAAATCGAGCGGCACGGTGCTCGACGACTGCGTCGCCGGACGCAATGCCCGCAATTACCGTTTGTGGTCGGACATCACCGCCACGCGCCTCACCAGCATCGATCCCGCCAAGCTCGGCGGGACCGGCGATACCAACCATATCTCGCTGATGGCCTCCAAGACGGCAGGCGCCCCGCCGCTGGTGATTCGCATCCAGCACCTGATCGTACGCAGCGAGCGGGGCTGGCCGATCTTCGACATCCATGACGGATCGGCCCGGATCTTCGTCGAGAGTCACGACATCACCGTGCCCCCGGGCACGCCGCTTACCCGCTCGCGCGGGGGTGGCAAGGCGGTGGGCGGCGTCCAATTCGCAGGCGCGCCGCCACAGCTCTAGCGGCGGGGCTCGTGCCGGGCACGTTTCGGCGACAAGCGCTTGCTGCAACGCAGCGTAGCGGCTCACATCAAGGCACTTGATTTTCCGCGGTTGCGAAGGGCGCCGCATCGATCAGGGAGGATCATCGAGCAATGAAACCTGTACGCAAGGCGATACTGCCCGTTGGCGGACTCGGCACACGCTTTCTTCCCGCGACGAAGGCGATGCCAAAGGAAATGCTGCCGATCGTCGACCGGCCACTGATCCAATATGCCGTCGATGAGGCGCGCGAGGCCGGAATCGAGCAGCTGATCTTCGTCACCAGCCGCGGCAAGAGCGTGATCGAGGATCATTTCGACCATGCGTTCGAACTCGAAACCACGATGGAGCATCGCGGCAAGTCGATCGACATCTTGGAAGGCACGCTCGCTACGCCGGGCGACTTCCTGTTCATTCGGCAGCAGCAGCCCTTGGGCCTTGGCCATGCCGTGTGGTGCGCGCGCCGCGTGATCGGCGACGAGCCCTTCGCGGTGCTTCTGCCCGACGACCTGATGCAGGGTAGCCCGGGTTGCCTGCGGCAGATGGTCGAAGCCTATGCCAAGGTCGGCGGCAACCTGATCTGCGCTGAAGAGATCGCGCCCGCCGACACCCGCAAATACGGCATCATCACTCCCGGCACGCGCGACGGCGTGCTCACCGAGGTGAAGGGGCTGGTCGAAAAGCCGGATCCGGCCGAGGCGCCGTCCAATCTGGGGATCATCGGCCGCTATATCCTGCAACCCGAGGTGATGGACATCCTCGCGAACCAAGAAGAAGGGGCCGGCGGCGAAATCCAGCTGACCGACGCGATGGCGCAGCTGATCGGACGCCAGGCCTTCCACGGGGTCACCTTCCAGGGCCGACGGTTCGATTGCGGCGACAAGTCCGGCTTCGTCACCGCCACGGTCGCATTTGCGATGGAGCAGCGCGAAATCGCGCCGGCGCTGCGCGATTTCATGGCCCGGTACTGAACCTATGGATGCACGCGCCGGCCGCCGCGCCCCGATTCGTCCCGAAATGGCGGAGCCCGACGTCGATCAAGGGGCGCTGATCGACGTCCGGGCGATCGCCGGCATCCTCCGGCGTCGCGCGCTGATCATCGCCGTCGCAGTCGCGGTCGGCGTGGTGCTCGCACTGTCCGCCTATGTGGCGGCCGAACCGCGCTACACGGCGATTGCGCAAGTCGCGCTCGACCGCACTTCGGAACGAGTCATCAATGTCGATCAGGTGATCCCCACGGTCGACCCCGATTCGGCGGCGGTCGATACCGAAGTCGAGATACTCCGCTCGCCCGAGCTGATCGGGCGCGTCGTCGATGTGCTGCGGCTCGATAGCGATCCGGACTTCAACAGCGTGCTCGCCGATGATGCGACGCCCTCCCCCAATGTCCGTGCCGATCCCGTGGCACGCCAGCGGGCGATCGGCGCCGTGCTGGGCAACCTCGACGTGAAACGCGACGGCCTGTCCTATGCCATCAGCGTCGCCTTCGAGCATCGCGATCCCGTCAAGGCCGCGCGGATCGCGAACACGGTGGTCGAGCAATATGTCGCACAGCAGGTCGATTCGAAGTCGGGCGCCACTGGCCGCGCGACCCGCTTCCTCGAAGGGCAGCTCAACAATCTGCGCGGCCAGGTGCTCGCGGCCGAGCGCGCCGTCGCCGACTATCGCGCTGAGACCAGCCTCTTCGCCGTGTCCAAGGCGAGCACGGTCAGCCAGGAGGAGATCTCAAACCTCTCGACCCAGCTCGCGCAGGCGCAGGCGGAGAATGCCGCTGCCCAGGCACGGCTCAGCACCGCGCGCGCGCAGCTGCGCCGGGGACGAAGCGGCGAGGAGCTGGGCGAATCGCTCGATTCGCCGGTGGTGAGCCAGCTCCGCTCGCAGCGCGCCCAGATCGGGCGTGACGTCGCCTCGCTCCAGACGCGTTACGGTCCGCAGCACCCCCAGCTGCGCCAGGCGCTGAAAGCCCAGGCGGATACCGACGCGCAGATCCGTGCAGAAGTCGGCCGCATCGTCGCCAACACCACGATCCAGGCCAATATCGCCAGCCAGCGCGCCGCCTCGCTCGAGGGATCGATCGCGCGTGCGGAAGGCAAGCTCGCCAGCGACAATTCGGCGACGGTCCGGCTCAACGAGCTCGAGCGCAACGCCGAATCGGCGCGGACCCTCTATCAGTCGTTCCTCGATCGCTATCGCCAGACGGTCGCCCAAGCGGGGCTCGAGCGCAGCGATTCCAACGTGATCGCGAAAGCGCGCGTCCCGGGCGCGCCGACCTCGCCCAATCTGCTGCTCTATCTGGCGGCGGGCCTGGCAGGCGGAATGAGCGTCGCCGCGCTGCTCGTCCTGCTGCT
This is a stretch of genomic DNA from Sphingomonas sp. BT-65. It encodes these proteins:
- a CDS encoding polysaccharide biosynthesis tyrosine autokinase, with protein sequence MAEPDVDQGALIDVRAIAGILRRRALIIAVAVAVGVVLALSAYVAAEPRYTAIAQVALDRTSERVINVDQVIPTVDPDSAAVDTEVEILRSPELIGRVVDVLRLDSDPDFNSVLADDATPSPNVRADPVARQRAIGAVLGNLDVKRDGLSYAISVAFEHRDPVKAARIANTVVEQYVAQQVDSKSGATGRATRFLEGQLNNLRGQVLAAERAVADYRAETSLFAVSKASTVSQEEISNLSTQLAQAQAENAAAQARLSTARAQLRRGRSGEELGESLDSPVVSQLRSQRAQIGRDVASLQTRYGPQHPQLRQALKAQADTDAQIRAEVGRIVANTTIQANIASQRAASLEGSIARAEGKLASDNSATVRLNELERNAESARTLYQSFLDRYRQTVAQAGLERSDSNVIAKARVPGAPTSPNLLLYLAAGLAGGMSVAALLVLLLQMLEGGITNGEAVERRLGFASLGMIPDAKSLPGYRKTGLPAPPIELVVQRPQSVFSESFRSLRTSILSATPNLTSRVIAITSAVPDEGKTTSTIALWRSAALSGTRTLLIDGDSRRRAATREFAGSAAIGLADVLAGKAELSRALVEDRATGAHLLPQRSDGDGAPVDAQALAALLQQLRERYDLILIDTPPVLAADEARVTASLADGVVFLMRWRKTMAKSATLALKQLDDVHANVLGVVLTLVDLRERASAAGYFHEYRSYHQD
- a CDS encoding DUF2235 domain-containing protein, which encodes MSKNIVILLDGTSNEIECDRSNILRLYGVLAKDAEQLVYYDPGVGTFGAEGAWLRFWRKAHEVWGLATGWGFDENVKEAYRFLVENYDSGKKRGSKAAERDRIFIFGFSRGAYAARVLAGFIHAVGLIEPRNLNLLDYVYRAYKSIGEDEKQAAFAEVRLYERILNPDRPPIRMLGLFDTVASVIESGRHGIRLKSHAFTSRNASVEAVSHAVAIDEKRTMFEPQLWPAGQEYWGNPFNRAAARPQDVKEVWFAGGHGDVGGGHPEAESALCKVPLLWMIERAKLCGLNFRQQSVNAVVMGRPVNSEYVKPDALGAAHNTMTFGWALLEFVPRRKPKNSSRPAFLGMTLPLFERRFISAGATLHASVVERERKLGGRSSNIPVDYSVDG
- a CDS encoding exopolysaccharide biosynthesis polyprenyl glycosylphosphotransferase; amino-acid sequence: MDASTHGEFIAPRVRSKRLQRIQLYLELLALDCVAIVSAFLISSGVGGDTNVFDGWQLALMALIGYLGFALAADVYSATNFTDPRASLRRSVSALLYALVAMVFFTYVAHASQQISRLAFGFGAVLALAFLVTGRALFVRVALRRLEGSLLNELVICDGMETPPLPIPHRLNARALRLSPDLDDPEMLDRIGRHLRGFDRVVVSCPPERRDAWTLLLRGANIDGEFLLSDRMVADVMALGRVGSYATHIVSRGPLSTSNRAAKRCLDLAITVPAILLLTPLLLIVALAVKLDSPGPVFFNQLRVGRGNQLFRIYKFRTMRTEQSDHSGTRSASRDDDRITRVGRFLRRTSIDELPQLFNVLEGDMSLVGPRPHALGSLAGDKLFWQIDQRYWLRHALKPGITGLAQVRGFRGATESEADLEDRLAADLEYLQDWSIWREISILVSTAMVVVHRKAF
- the galU gene encoding UTP--glucose-1-phosphate uridylyltransferase GalU, whose product is MKPVRKAILPVGGLGTRFLPATKAMPKEMLPIVDRPLIQYAVDEAREAGIEQLIFVTSRGKSVIEDHFDHAFELETTMEHRGKSIDILEGTLATPGDFLFIRQQQPLGLGHAVWCARRVIGDEPFAVLLPDDLMQGSPGCLRQMVEAYAKVGGNLICAEEIAPADTRKYGIITPGTRDGVLTEVKGLVEKPDPAEAPSNLGIIGRYILQPEVMDILANQEEGAGGEIQLTDAMAQLIGRQAFHGVTFQGRRFDCGDKSGFVTATVAFAMEQREIAPALRDFMARY